The DNA sequence GGTGTCGACCAGGCAGATCGACTGCCAGGTCCCCAGCGCGGGCCGGCCGTCGATCACCGGGACCGTCGTCGAGGGCGGCACGAACGCGGGCAGCACGTGGTCGCGCCCGTGCCCGGCGCTGCCGTGGCGGTGCCGCCAGCGGTCGTCGGCGGGCAGCAGCTCGCGCAGCTGCGCGAGCAGGTCGGAGTCGCTGCCCGCCCCGGTCTCGATGACCGCGATCCCGGCCGTCGCGTGCGGCACGAAGACGTTGAGCAGGCCGTCGTCGGCACCGCGGTCGGACAGGAAGCGTTCGATCCGGTGCGTCAGGTCCACGACCGTCTCCTCGGAACCGGTCCGGATCTCGATCA is a window from the Pseudonocardia sp. HH130629-09 genome containing:
- a CDS encoding secondary thiamine-phosphate synthase enzyme YjbQ; this translates as MYSELIEIRTGSEETVVDLTHRIERFLSDRGADDGLLNVFVPHATAGIAVIETGAGSDSDLLAQLRELLPADDRWRHRHGSAGHGRDHVLPAFVPPSTTVPVIDGRPALGTWQSICLVDTNVDNPTRSVRLTLLPG